A genome region from Mycolicibacterium litorale includes the following:
- the ftsR gene encoding transcriptional regulator FtsR has protein sequence MSQPDSPALTGMSIGAVLDLLRPDFPDVTISKIRFLEAEGLVTPERTASGYRRFTAYDCARLRFILTAQRDQYLPLKVIKAQLDAQPDGALPPSAPSHPAPYPAPRLVPVGAGGDAVASVAPTRVRLSREDLLERSGVDDDLLAALIKAGVITPSSKAGGGIFFDEHSVVIAQCARALADYGVEPRHLRAFRSAADRQSDLIAQIAGPVGKAGTTGARDRADDLAREVAALAITLHTSLIKSAVRDVLDR, from the coding sequence ATGAGCCAACCCGACAGCCCCGCACTCACCGGGATGTCGATCGGAGCGGTCCTGGATCTGCTGCGACCGGACTTCCCGGACGTGACGATCTCCAAGATCCGGTTCCTGGAGGCCGAAGGCCTGGTCACCCCGGAGCGCACCGCATCGGGGTACCGGCGGTTCACCGCGTACGACTGCGCGCGCCTGCGCTTCATCCTGACCGCCCAGCGGGATCAGTACCTGCCGCTCAAGGTCATCAAGGCCCAGCTCGACGCCCAGCCCGACGGCGCCCTGCCGCCATCCGCTCCGTCCCACCCGGCGCCGTATCCGGCGCCCCGGCTGGTGCCGGTGGGGGCCGGCGGGGATGCGGTGGCCAGTGTGGCGCCCACCCGGGTCCGCCTCAGCCGCGAAGACCTGCTCGAGCGGTCCGGCGTCGACGACGACCTGCTGGCGGCGTTGATCAAGGCGGGGGTGATCACCCCCTCTTCCAAGGCCGGCGGCGGGATTTTCTTCGACGAACACTCGGTTGTGATCGCGCAGTGTGCCCGCGCCCTCGCCGACTACGGCGTCGAGCCGCGCCACCTGCGCGCTTTCCGGTCCGCGGCCGACCGCCAGTCGGATCTGATCGCCCAGATCGCCGGCCCGGTGGGCAAGGCAGGCACCACCGGCGCGCGCGACCGGGCCGACGACCTGGCCCGCGAAGTGGCCGCTCTGGCCATCACCCTGCACACATCATTGATCAAATCGGCCGTACGCGACGTACTGGATCGCTGA
- a CDS encoding bifunctional nuclease family protein → MAEVRVVGIRVEQPQNQPVLLLRESNGDRYLPIWIGQSEAAAIALEQQGVEPARPLTHDLIRDVIAALGHSLKEVRIVDLQEGTFYADLIFDRDIKVSARPSDSVAIALRVGVPIYVEEAVLAEAGLLIPDENDEEAAGAVREDEVEKFKEFLDSVSPDDFKAT, encoded by the coding sequence ATGGCTGAGGTTCGTGTGGTCGGCATTCGCGTGGAGCAGCCCCAGAACCAGCCGGTGTTGCTGCTCCGCGAATCGAACGGGGACCGTTATCTGCCGATCTGGATCGGCCAGTCGGAGGCCGCCGCGATCGCCCTCGAACAGCAGGGTGTCGAACCGGCCCGGCCGCTGACCCACGACCTGATCCGCGACGTCATCGCCGCGCTCGGGCATTCGCTCAAGGAGGTCCGGATCGTCGACCTCCAGGAGGGCACCTTCTACGCCGACCTGATCTTCGACCGGGACATCAAGGTGTCGGCCCGGCCGTCGGACTCGGTGGCGATCGCCTTGCGCGTCGGGGTGCCCATCTACGTCGAAGAAGCGGTACTGGCCGAGGCCGGGCTGCTGATCCCCGACGAAAACGACGAAGAGGCGGCCGGTGCGGTCCGCGAAGACGAGGTCGAGAAGTTCAAGGAGTTCCTCGACAGCGTTTCCCCTGACGACTTCAAAGCGACCTGA
- a CDS encoding MerR family transcriptional regulator: MGDTPRQGELDLSTGKSHAERVDRAPSEPVQAGLFPDDSVPDELVGYRGPSACQIAGITYRQLDYWARTSLVVPSIRGAAGSGSQRLYSFKDILVLKIVKRLLDTGISLHNIRVAVDHLRQRGVSDLANITLFSDGTTVYECTSAEEVVDLLQGGQGVFGIAVSGAMRELTGAIADFPGERADGGESIAAPEDELASRRKHRDRKIG, from the coding sequence GTGGGCGACACGCCACGTCAGGGAGAGCTGGATCTGTCGACCGGCAAGAGCCACGCGGAACGGGTCGACCGGGCGCCGAGCGAACCCGTGCAGGCGGGGCTGTTCCCCGATGACTCCGTCCCCGACGAGTTGGTGGGCTACCGCGGGCCGAGTGCCTGCCAGATCGCCGGCATCACCTACCGGCAGCTGGACTACTGGGCTCGCACGTCGCTCGTGGTGCCCTCGATCCGCGGCGCGGCCGGTTCCGGCAGCCAGCGGCTCTACTCGTTCAAGGACATCCTGGTCCTCAAGATCGTCAAGCGACTGCTGGACACCGGGATCTCGCTGCACAACATCCGCGTCGCGGTGGACCACCTGCGGCAGCGCGGCGTGAGCGATCTGGCGAACATCACCCTGTTCTCCGACGGCACCACGGTCTACGAGTGCACCTCGGCCGAGGAGGTCGTCGATCTCCTCCAGGGCGGACAGGGCGTGTTCGGCATCGCGGTCTCCGGCGCCATGAGGGAACTGACCGGTGCCATCGCCGACTTCCCCGGCGAGCGGGCCGACGGCGGCGAATCGATCGCCGCACCCGAGGACGAACTCGCCTCCCGGCGCAAGCACCGAGACCGCAAGATCGGCTGA
- a CDS encoding TRAP transporter substrate-binding protein, whose amino-acid sequence MLLAFADEVRAELGDSVELNVQTGGAIGDEEAVLQGLRAGAVDVAAVSGSVANIDPMFNVMEMPFLFTDRQTAAEFLDGDFGDELSESLVGTAGARVVGFGENGFRHITNNTRPINTSTDLQGLKIRVPGNPARVMMFEALGATPTQIDIGEAYLALDQGVLDGQENPLKVIDAFSFYEKQRYLTLTSHIYSPVYLAVNEKTWQGMAPEVQQGLQTAAAAAAETSRKSGAEADEVLVAKFEQAGVQVNEADVNQLSETVSAVREEIAGEIPGDFAQRVLAEYNQ is encoded by the coding sequence ATGCTGCTGGCATTCGCCGACGAGGTCCGAGCCGAACTCGGTGACTCCGTCGAACTCAACGTGCAGACCGGCGGTGCCATCGGTGACGAGGAGGCGGTGCTGCAGGGTCTGCGCGCCGGCGCCGTCGACGTCGCTGCGGTCAGCGGCTCGGTCGCCAACATCGACCCGATGTTCAACGTCATGGAAATGCCGTTCCTGTTCACCGACCGGCAGACCGCCGCGGAATTCCTCGACGGCGACTTCGGCGACGAACTGAGCGAATCCCTGGTCGGCACCGCCGGTGCCCGGGTAGTGGGATTCGGCGAGAACGGCTTCCGTCACATCACCAACAACACCCGTCCGATCAACACGTCCACCGACCTGCAGGGGCTCAAGATCCGGGTGCCCGGAAACCCGGCACGGGTCATGATGTTCGAGGCGCTCGGGGCGACGCCCACGCAGATCGACATCGGAGAGGCCTACCTCGCGCTCGACCAGGGTGTGCTCGACGGCCAGGAGAACCCGCTCAAGGTCATCGACGCCTTCTCGTTCTACGAGAAGCAGCGCTACCTGACGCTCACCTCGCACATCTACAGTCCGGTCTACCTGGCGGTCAACGAAAAGACATGGCAGGGAATGGCACCCGAGGTCCAGCAGGGTCTGCAGACCGCGGCCGCGGCGGCTGCGGAAACCAGCCGCAAGTCGGGTGCGGAGGCCGACGAAGTGCTGGTGGCCAAGTTCGAGCAGGCCGGCGTCCAGGTGAACGAGGCCGACGTCAACCAGCTCAGCGAGACCGTGTCCGCGGTCCGTGAGGAGATCGCCGGCGAGATCCCCGGCGACTTCGCCCAGCGGGTGCTCGCCGAGTACAACCAGTGA
- a CDS encoding maleate cis-trans isomerase family protein: MSAEHRRRPALPLAELTTATRIGLVYMASSTLMEAEMYAMATPSATVHTSRVTLPSVTVDGIDAMMRSPELRTAVELVAQAPLDLLLFGGTSASFLHGTAWDRMLIEHLEEWSGLAGRCTTTSTASVAALDAVGAGAIALVTPYRQEVIDRAERFFADNGHPVVASVGLGITDDRELARVPLDDVYDLALATDVAAADAVFISCTNFASVGAIAALEEALGKPVISAVQASFWYALQLTGSAAARPGFGQLFGARAPVATSGSRP, from the coding sequence GTGAGCGCCGAGCACCGCCGGCGGCCGGCTCTGCCCCTCGCCGAACTCACCACCGCCACCCGAATCGGCTTGGTGTACATGGCGTCCAGCACACTGATGGAAGCCGAGATGTACGCCATGGCGACACCTTCAGCCACCGTGCACACCAGCCGGGTGACGCTGCCGTCGGTCACGGTCGACGGCATCGATGCGATGATGCGCTCGCCGGAACTGCGGACGGCCGTCGAACTCGTCGCACAGGCCCCGCTCGACCTGCTGCTCTTCGGCGGCACCAGCGCGTCCTTCCTGCACGGCACGGCCTGGGACCGGATGCTGATCGAACACCTCGAAGAGTGGAGCGGCCTGGCCGGGCGCTGTACCACGACCTCCACGGCCAGCGTCGCGGCGCTCGACGCGGTCGGTGCGGGCGCCATCGCGCTGGTCACCCCGTACCGCCAGGAGGTGATCGACCGGGCCGAGCGCTTCTTCGCCGACAACGGGCATCCGGTGGTCGCCAGTGTCGGCCTCGGCATCACCGACGACCGGGAACTCGCGCGCGTTCCCCTCGACGACGTCTACGACCTGGCGCTGGCCACCGACGTCGCCGCAGCCGACGCGGTGTTCATCAGCTGCACCAACTTCGCCAGCGTCGGCGCGATCGCCGCGTTGGAGGAGGCGCTGGGCAAACCGGTGATCAGTGCGGTGCAGGCGTCGTTCTGGTACGCGCTCCAGCTCACCGGTTCGGCGGCCGCCCGACCGGGATTCGGGCAGCTGTTCGGGGCGCGCGCGCCCGTGGCCACCTCGGGATCACGGCCGTGA
- a CDS encoding TRAP transporter small permease — protein MTPEAPNAHTISGSADVAEHLDSTFGVEPATYADTVVDRVLEAVAALLLASITLVLFVNAGLRFVFDSPWGGTEELVTGLMLWLTMLGFTIGVRRRESIEVRAFVDRLPVRLAVWLKLATDLLMALILLHLAWFAYRYVTEFGGDLTPFLRLPRGFFTAALPVGAVAAAVIVLVQLPGVRAAVLRQREEYQP, from the coding sequence GTGACCCCCGAAGCGCCCAACGCGCATACGATTTCGGGTTCAGCCGATGTCGCCGAACACCTCGATTCGACGTTCGGCGTGGAACCCGCCACGTACGCCGACACCGTCGTCGACCGCGTGCTGGAAGCGGTCGCGGCACTGCTGCTGGCGTCCATCACGCTGGTGCTGTTCGTCAACGCCGGGCTTCGGTTCGTGTTCGACTCACCGTGGGGCGGAACCGAAGAACTCGTCACCGGGCTGATGCTGTGGTTGACGATGCTGGGGTTCACGATCGGCGTGCGCCGCCGAGAGTCGATCGAGGTGCGCGCCTTCGTCGACCGGCTACCGGTCCGCCTCGCGGTGTGGCTCAAGCTGGCCACCGACCTGCTCATGGCGCTGATCCTCCTGCACCTGGCGTGGTTCGCCTACCGGTATGTCACCGAGTTCGGCGGCGATCTGACCCCGTTCCTGCGGTTGCCCCGCGGATTCTTCACCGCCGCGCTGCCCGTCGGCGCCGTCGCCGCCGCGGTGATCGTCCTCGTCCAACTGCCCGGCGTGCGCGCGGCGGTCCTGCGCCAGCGTGAGGAGTATCAGCCGTGA
- a CDS encoding TRAP transporter large permease, with protein MTITVTLAVIIGLLVFGTPLIVSMAAGVALYTMLEGGWMMQYPQQVTEGMGSFVLLAMPLFILAGVVMNAGGIADRVFAFARSLFGPLPGGLAQVDVTTSLFFGGMVGTSVADLAGTGSTLIPQMKRHGYPAPYAAAVTASSSGIGPLIPPSSPMILYAAATGTSLGTLFFAGVVPGVILTVALMVTVGVQAKRNGWGEKIAFDWREVLRTLRASALAFGVPVLILLGLTLGVFTPTESGAFAVVYAILISAVAYRSLGLRRLYRCLVEAAVLTGEVMLIVGVSVALGAVLAMAGLPQVLADFATSVVPGDTQLGYVVVLTVVAVLAGMLFDPLIPVIMPVLLPTILQVGIDPVYFGVIIVLTVIVGQVTPPVAMSLVVAAKIAKVDAWAVLRANTPFLVATLVVLALVIAFPALATWLPSVLGQP; from the coding sequence GTGACGATCACCGTGACCCTCGCCGTGATCATCGGGTTGCTGGTGTTCGGCACCCCGCTCATCGTGTCCATGGCCGCCGGCGTCGCGCTCTACACGATGCTCGAGGGCGGCTGGATGATGCAGTACCCGCAGCAGGTCACAGAAGGAATGGGCAGCTTCGTCCTGCTCGCGATGCCGTTGTTCATCCTCGCCGGGGTGGTGATGAACGCCGGCGGCATCGCCGACCGTGTGTTCGCCTTCGCGCGTTCACTTTTCGGTCCGCTGCCGGGCGGGCTGGCTCAGGTCGACGTCACCACCAGCCTGTTCTTCGGCGGCATGGTCGGCACGTCGGTGGCCGATCTGGCCGGCACCGGCTCGACACTCATCCCGCAGATGAAACGCCACGGCTATCCCGCGCCGTACGCCGCGGCCGTCACGGCGTCATCGTCGGGCATCGGACCGCTGATCCCCCCGTCGTCGCCGATGATCCTCTATGCCGCGGCGACCGGCACGTCGCTGGGCACGCTGTTCTTCGCCGGCGTCGTGCCCGGGGTGATCCTCACCGTCGCGCTGATGGTGACCGTCGGTGTCCAGGCCAAACGCAACGGCTGGGGCGAGAAGATCGCCTTCGACTGGCGCGAGGTGTTGCGCACGCTGCGGGCCTCGGCGCTCGCTTTCGGTGTGCCCGTGCTCATCCTGCTCGGCCTCACCCTCGGTGTCTTCACCCCGACCGAGTCAGGTGCGTTCGCGGTCGTGTACGCCATCCTGATCTCCGCGGTCGCCTACCGGTCACTGGGCCTGCGCAGGCTGTACCGCTGTCTCGTGGAGGCCGCGGTGCTGACCGGTGAGGTGATGCTGATCGTCGGGGTCTCGGTGGCCTTGGGCGCGGTGCTGGCGATGGCCGGTCTGCCGCAGGTGCTGGCCGACTTCGCCACCTCCGTGGTCCCCGGTGACACGCAGCTGGGATACGTCGTCGTGCTGACCGTGGTCGCCGTCCTCGCCGGGATGTTGTTCGACCCGCTCATCCCGGTCATCATGCCGGTGCTGCTGCCGACGATCCTGCAGGTGGGTATCGACCCCGTCTATTTCGGCGTGATCATCGTGCTGACGGTCATCGTCGGTCAGGTGACCCCGCCCGTGGCGATGTCGTTGGTGGTCGCGGCGAAGATCGCCAAGGTCGACGCATGGGCGGTGCTGCGGGCCAACACGCCGTTCCTCGTCGCGACCCTGGTCGTGCTGGCACTCGTCATCGCGTTCCCCGCGCTGGCGACCTGGCTGCCGTCCGTGCTTGGCCAGCCGTGA
- a CDS encoding LysR family transcriptional regulator, whose amino-acid sequence MTSVDQLRGISLTQLRYFIRVAERESMTRAAEDLFVAQSAVSSAVAHLEKELGVQLFIRRHAKGLILTPAGRELLLRARQILTALAESLESIAGDARALWGALHVVCFSPLAPFYLPSILTGLKLEHPGLELLVSEAVAGEVGEYLESGRAEVALTYDLALADGIEREVLAEIRPYVALPAGHRLADAPSVHLRDLVEEDMILVDLPYSRDYFIGVFTARGLAPKIQYRSGSYETVRAMVAQHHGYSLLHQRPATDTTYGGGRVVAVPLADDVEPLRVVVAHLGSLRLSRRARAFTDRCRVVVTDVNPG is encoded by the coding sequence GTGACGAGCGTCGACCAGCTACGGGGGATCTCCCTGACACAGCTGCGGTACTTCATCCGGGTGGCCGAGCGGGAGAGCATGACCCGGGCGGCGGAGGATCTGTTCGTCGCGCAGTCCGCGGTGTCCTCGGCGGTCGCCCATCTCGAGAAGGAGCTGGGCGTCCAGCTGTTCATCCGCCGCCACGCCAAGGGGCTGATCCTCACCCCCGCGGGCCGCGAACTGCTGCTGCGTGCCAGGCAGATCCTCACCGCGCTCGCCGAGTCCCTCGAGTCGATCGCCGGTGACGCGCGGGCGTTGTGGGGTGCGCTGCACGTGGTGTGCTTCAGTCCGCTGGCGCCGTTCTACCTGCCGTCCATCCTCACCGGTCTCAAGCTCGAGCACCCGGGCCTCGAACTCCTGGTGAGCGAGGCGGTGGCCGGAGAAGTGGGTGAGTACCTGGAGTCCGGGCGCGCCGAGGTCGCGTTGACCTACGACCTCGCCCTCGCCGACGGCATCGAACGCGAGGTGCTGGCCGAGATCCGGCCGTACGTGGCCCTACCGGCCGGACACCGCCTCGCCGACGCGCCGAGCGTGCACCTGCGGGACCTCGTCGAGGAGGACATGATCCTCGTCGACCTGCCGTACAGCCGTGACTACTTCATCGGCGTCTTCACCGCCCGTGGGCTGGCGCCGAAGATCCAGTACCGATCGGGCAGCTACGAGACGGTCCGCGCGATGGTCGCACAGCACCACGGGTACAGCCTGCTGCACCAGCGGCCGGCGACCGACACCACCTACGGCGGTGGCCGCGTCGTCGCGGTACCGCTGGCCGACGATGTGGAACCGCTGCGCGTGGTGGTCGCCCACCTGGGTTCGCTGCGGCTGAGCCGTCGCGCCCGCGCCTTCACCGATCGGTGCCGGGTGGTCGTCACCGATGTCAACCCCGGCTGA
- a CDS encoding alpha/beta fold hydrolase yields MQTPPVPAYVATPDGRMHVVTRGTGPALVLLHQTPRCWDEYRTLLDHLDGYRVIVPDLPGHGASDPTQENTVGATARAVLGILDALGVPRAHVVGHHFGGLVAYHLAATHPYRVESLVLSSTPYIDAAERERRRDALPFNSVAGPADGAHLHRLWERRSSYLATPDPLVLSRYVRDVLAHPDPDRGHAAVAAYRSEDAVGRYDGPVLCIASACDPRSFPHRGRILAAFPQATEHVLGGDISSPETCPEDFAAAVTGFHRRLAGR; encoded by the coding sequence ATGCAGACCCCACCCGTCCCCGCGTATGTGGCGACGCCGGACGGCCGGATGCACGTCGTCACGCGCGGAACCGGCCCCGCGCTGGTGCTGCTGCACCAGACGCCGCGGTGCTGGGACGAATACCGAACGCTCCTCGACCATCTCGACGGTTACCGCGTCATCGTCCCGGACCTGCCCGGCCACGGCGCGTCGGATCCAACGCAGGAGAACACCGTCGGCGCCACGGCACGCGCAGTGCTCGGGATCCTCGACGCGCTCGGCGTCCCGCGCGCACACGTGGTGGGACACCACTTCGGCGGCCTGGTGGCGTATCACCTCGCCGCGACCCACCCGTACCGGGTCGAGTCGCTCGTACTGTCCTCCACGCCCTACATCGACGCCGCAGAGCGCGAACGCAGGCGCGACGCACTGCCGTTCAACAGCGTCGCAGGCCCCGCGGACGGCGCGCACCTACACCGGCTCTGGGAACGCCGGTCGAGCTACCTCGCCACGCCCGACCCGCTGGTGTTGAGCCGTTACGTGCGTGACGTGCTGGCCCATCCCGACCCCGACCGAGGTCACGCGGCGGTGGCGGCCTACCGCTCCGAGGACGCCGTCGGCCGGTACGACGGCCCGGTGCTGTGCATCGCGTCGGCCTGCGATCCTCGGTCTTTCCCGCACCGCGGCCGGATCCTGGCGGCCTTCCCCCAGGCGACCGAACACGTGCTGGGGGGCGACATCTCGAGTCCGGAGACCTGTCCGGAAGACTTCGCCGCGGCCGTCACCGGCTTCCACCGGCGGCTGGCCGGCCGATGA
- a CDS encoding zinc-binding dehydrogenase, with translation MSTDEMRAAVLKRAGGPDVLTLDRVRTPGPAAGEVLVRVCAFGLNNAEVLQRRGAMPGPPGGIPGLECSGVVAATGPGVTGWEPGDRVAALARCGTYAEFVAVPAGACMRVPDGLDLTVAAAAPEAAATAWWNLVRRGRMRAGERVLIHGAAGGVGSVAVQLARQLGGYVVGTARGDRKTALCAELGCHDVIDYGRVDVSLSASGLFDVILDNQGGPAVAANVSLLAPFGRLVIVGVQAGGPGRLDAAELMSRAAEVSSSSLGRLDDDVRQQLCRNVEREVLPRLADGAIRVVVDSRFGFEDIVGAHERFSAPDRVGKVLVTVTDDI, from the coding sequence ATGAGCACCGATGAGATGCGGGCCGCAGTGCTGAAGCGGGCCGGTGGACCCGACGTGCTGACGCTCGACCGGGTGCGTACGCCGGGCCCTGCGGCCGGTGAGGTGCTGGTGCGGGTGTGCGCGTTCGGGCTGAACAACGCCGAGGTGCTGCAACGCCGCGGTGCGATGCCCGGGCCGCCCGGCGGGATTCCTGGACTGGAGTGTTCGGGCGTCGTCGCTGCCACCGGACCCGGGGTCACCGGGTGGGAGCCGGGGGACCGGGTGGCGGCGCTGGCGCGCTGCGGTACGTACGCCGAGTTCGTGGCCGTCCCGGCCGGGGCGTGTATGCGCGTGCCCGACGGCCTCGACCTCACGGTGGCCGCCGCCGCCCCCGAAGCCGCCGCGACCGCATGGTGGAACCTGGTGCGCCGCGGCCGGATGCGGGCGGGGGAGCGGGTGCTGATCCACGGTGCCGCCGGGGGAGTCGGCTCCGTCGCGGTGCAGCTGGCGCGGCAGCTCGGCGGGTACGTGGTCGGTACCGCCCGCGGTGACCGGAAGACGGCGCTGTGCGCAGAGCTCGGCTGTCACGACGTGATCGACTACGGCCGCGTCGACGTATCACTGTCGGCGAGTGGACTGTTCGACGTGATCCTCGACAATCAGGGGGGACCCGCCGTTGCGGCGAACGTCTCGCTGCTCGCGCCGTTCGGCCGTCTGGTCATCGTCGGCGTGCAGGCCGGTGGGCCGGGCCGGCTCGATGCGGCCGAGCTGATGAGTCGCGCGGCCGAGGTGTCGTCGTCAAGCCTGGGCCGCCTGGATGACGATGTCCGGCAACAGCTCTGCCGAAACGTGGAACGGGAGGTCCTCCCTCGACTGGCCGACGGTGCGATCCGCGTGGTGGTCGACAGCCGGTTCGGATTCGAGGACATCGTCGGTGCGCATGAGCGGTTCAGCGCACCCGATCGCGTCGGCAAGGTGCTCGTGACGGTGACCGATGACATCTGA
- a CDS encoding flavin reductase family protein: MPLVAPHDFVRAITRTATPVSIVTAQGGGVRLGQTVSAFNRVSDEPAILGVCINRRSPIHAVIRACGAFNVSVLAREHRGVADCFAGRGGPDRAPFTFLDREWQTGVNGLPVFADGLAAFECTVHSITEIGSHLLYLGEVGRVVHRDAEPLLHQRGSYRTLAQQDTEGHHA, encoded by the coding sequence ATGCCGCTCGTCGCTCCGCACGACTTCGTCCGCGCGATCACCCGCACGGCCACCCCGGTCTCCATCGTCACCGCGCAAGGCGGTGGGGTGCGACTCGGTCAGACGGTGTCGGCATTCAACCGGGTGTCCGACGAGCCGGCGATCCTCGGAGTCTGCATCAACCGGCGCAGCCCGATCCATGCCGTGATCCGCGCCTGCGGCGCGTTCAACGTCTCAGTGCTGGCCCGTGAACACCGCGGTGTCGCAGACTGTTTCGCCGGCAGGGGCGGCCCCGACCGGGCACCGTTCACCTTCCTCGACCGGGAGTGGCAGACCGGCGTCAACGGGCTGCCGGTCTTCGCCGACGGACTCGCGGCCTTCGAATGCACGGTGCACAGCATCACCGAGATCGGTTCGCACCTGCTGTATCTCGGCGAAGTCGGCCGGGTGGTGCACCGCGACGCCGAACCCCTACTCCACCAACGCGGCAGCTATCGCACGTTGGCCCAGCAGGACACGGAAGGACACCACGCATGA
- a CDS encoding 4-hydroxyphenylacetate 3-hydroxylase family protein has translation MIRTGDQYRDEIRGGREIYIDGERVEDVTKHPMFAPIVDIRARIYDLAHEAQTQDVMTYVDENGERNAIANKLPFTQKDWHDKRAAIDLVLDEARGVVTRVGDETVGEMWALYDGQDVLNEVDPRFAENIRRHVHKAATGDPFHISANTDPKGDRSKRPQDQDPDMLLHVVRETDDGIIVRGAKYETAAPYATQAYTKPTIANWGDALLSDYAVGFIADLNAPNLKFICRTGFAGRRDAADYPLSNRVDEVESLVIFDNVLIPWDDILFYRHTRAATFVRSCLHRYSALPYVHRSIRFADLMIGAALYNVRQTGLDKNPAVQEKLAMLACYREGIDAHLTASIATAETSPGGLLMPNQSLLYAGRVWAQTQLPQMMHYARELCGGQICITPDSATFSTPGASEWLEKYYSITDEWQADDRRKLLAFARDLLNSDYAGHRLTFQLFAQAPPFAHYQAVYRNFDFDGPLAMVRAAAELSERVDGGVSA, from the coding sequence ATGATCAGGACCGGAGACCAGTACCGCGACGAGATCCGCGGTGGGCGCGAGATCTACATCGACGGCGAACGGGTGGAGGACGTCACCAAGCACCCGATGTTCGCACCCATCGTCGACATCAGGGCGCGCATCTACGACCTGGCGCACGAGGCGCAGACCCAGGACGTGATGACCTACGTCGACGAGAACGGCGAGCGCAACGCGATCGCGAACAAACTGCCGTTCACGCAGAAGGATTGGCACGACAAGCGCGCCGCGATCGATCTGGTGCTCGACGAGGCGCGCGGCGTGGTGACCCGGGTCGGTGACGAGACCGTCGGCGAGATGTGGGCGCTCTACGACGGTCAGGACGTGCTCAACGAGGTCGACCCTCGGTTCGCCGAGAACATCCGGCGCCATGTCCACAAGGCCGCCACCGGCGACCCGTTCCACATCTCGGCCAACACCGATCCGAAGGGCGACCGGTCGAAGCGGCCACAGGATCAGGACCCCGACATGCTCCTGCACGTGGTGAGGGAGACCGACGACGGCATCATCGTGCGCGGCGCCAAGTACGAGACCGCCGCCCCGTACGCCACGCAGGCGTACACCAAACCCACCATCGCCAACTGGGGCGACGCCTTGCTCTCGGACTACGCCGTCGGCTTCATCGCCGACCTCAACGCCCCTAATCTGAAGTTCATCTGCCGCACCGGTTTTGCCGGTCGCCGGGATGCCGCGGACTACCCGTTGTCGAACCGGGTGGACGAGGTGGAGTCGCTGGTGATCTTCGACAACGTGCTGATCCCCTGGGACGACATCCTGTTCTACCGGCACACCAGGGCCGCGACCTTCGTCCGCAGCTGTCTGCACCGCTACAGCGCGCTGCCCTACGTACACCGCTCGATCCGGTTCGCCGACCTGATGATCGGTGCGGCGCTGTACAACGTGCGCCAGACCGGTCTGGACAAGAACCCTGCCGTACAGGAGAAGCTGGCGATGCTGGCCTGCTACCGCGAGGGCATCGACGCGCATCTGACCGCCTCGATCGCCACCGCCGAGACCAGCCCCGGCGGCCTGCTCATGCCGAACCAGTCCCTGCTCTACGCCGGGCGGGTGTGGGCGCAGACCCAGCTGCCGCAGATGATGCACTATGCGCGCGAACTGTGCGGCGGGCAGATCTGCATCACCCCGGACTCGGCCACCTTCTCCACACCCGGCGCGTCGGAGTGGCTCGAGAAGTACTACTCGATCACCGACGAATGGCAGGCCGACGACCGTCGCAAACTCCTGGCCTTCGCCCGCGACCTGCTCAACAGCGACTACGCCGGTCACCGGCTGACCTTCCAGTTGTTCGCGCAGGCACCGCCTTTCGCGCACTACCAGGCCGTGTACCGCAACTTCGACTTCGACGGGCCGCTGGCGATGGTGCGGGCCGCCGCTGAGCTGTCCGAGCGGGTGGACGGAGGCGTTTCGGCGTGA
- a CDS encoding RidA family protein, with protein sequence MTHRRIRPFNTRDTYPEQNLDNDLCQAVVAGDTIYLRGQIGQDLDTAVSVGVGDVTAQAEQAMANVATLLGEAGASLDDIVKVTVYLVDSRYRESVYRVMGRWLRGVHPVSTGLVVSALARPEWLVEIDVVAVRQAAS encoded by the coding sequence GTGACCCATCGGCGGATCCGTCCCTTCAACACCCGCGACACCTACCCGGAGCAGAACCTGGACAACGATCTGTGTCAGGCCGTCGTGGCCGGCGACACCATCTACCTGCGCGGCCAGATCGGCCAGGATCTCGACACCGCGGTCAGCGTCGGCGTCGGCGACGTCACCGCGCAGGCCGAACAGGCGATGGCCAACGTCGCCACCCTGCTGGGCGAAGCCGGGGCATCGCTGGACGACATCGTCAAGGTGACCGTCTACCTCGTCGATTCCCGGTACCGGGAGAGCGTCTATCGGGTGATGGGGCGCTGGCTGCGCGGCGTCCACCCCGTCTCCACCGGTCTGGTGGTCAGCGCGCTGGCCCGCCCGGAGTGGCTGGTCGAAATCGACGTGGTCGCCGTGCGGCAGGCGGCGTCGTGA